One stretch of Anolis carolinensis isolate JA03-04 chromosome 3, rAnoCar3.1.pri, whole genome shotgun sequence DNA includes these proteins:
- the smco4 gene encoding single-pass membrane and coiled-coil domain-containing protein 4 codes for MRQLKGKPKKETSKDKKERKQAMQEARQQVTTVVLPTLAVVVLLIVVFVYVATRPNTTE; via the coding sequence ATGAGACAACTCAAAGGGAAGCCCAAAAAGGAGACATCCAAAGACaaaaaggagaggaagcaggCGATGCAAGAGGCCCGGCAGCAGGTCACGACGGTGGTGCTCCCCACGTTGgccgtggttgtgttgttgattgTGGTCTTTGTTTACGTGGCAACCCGCCCAAACACAACCGAATGA